The Cytophagia bacterium CHB2 genome includes the window CTTTGCCCGCACCCGCCGCCAATTGCCCGCGTAATCTCTTGTATTTTCAATAGGATTTTGTAAGCCTTTACATGGCGCGATTTTTGTAAAAATTTGGTCACAGAGGTTACTTTCCCGCCAAAAACGCGAAGTCATTTTTGAGCAACTTTTTGGGATCAAAATATGAAACAACGGACGTTGTTCTTCCTCTGTGCCCTTTTTTGCTCGGCTGCGCTTGCTGTTGCGGGCGGCGGCAAGAACAAGAATCCTGAAACGCAGGTGGCTGATCTGCTTGCGCAAATGACTCTTGAAGAAAAAATCGGGCAAATGACGCAGGTGACAATTGACGTAGTGGCAGCATACCGCGAAACGCCCGGTGGCTGGCAGGCGCTCGATCGTGAGAAATTGCGCACGGCAATTCTCCGGCATCATGTCGGCTCGATTTTGAATGTGATGGGCGCGGCCTACAGCATCGACAATTGGCATGAGATCATCACGCAAATTCAAGACGTGGCAACCAAGGAAACGCGCCTGAAAATTCCTGTGATTTACGGCATCGATGCGGTGCACGGCGCGAACTACACCACGGGCGCCACCATCTTCCCGCAAAATCTCGGCATGGCAGCAACGTGGAACAGCGACTTGATGAAAAAGAACGGCGAGATCACGGCCTACGAAGTGCGCGCCAGCGGCATTCCCTGGAATTTCAATCCCGTGCTCGATATTGGCCGGCAGCCTTTGTGGCCAAGATTGTTTGAAACCTTCGGCGAAGATCCCTATCTCGCTTCAGTTTTGGGCGGTGTCTATGTCAAGGGTCTCGAAGGCGACAATAACGAAGTGGATCACAAAGAAAAAGTCGCGGCCTGCGTCAAGCATTACCTCGGTTACAGTTATCCCCTCACCGGCAAAGATCGCACACCTGCTTACATTCCCGAGCGTTTGTTGCGTGAAAAATTTCTGCCGCCTTACAAAGCCGGTGTTGAGGCGGGCGCGCACACAGTTATGATCAACTCATCGGAAATCGACGGCATTCCGCTGCACGCCAGCCACTACTTTCTCACCGAGCTGCTGCGCGAGGAGCTGGGTTTCAAGGGCTTTGTGGTTTCGGATTGGGCTGATATCATCAATCTCCACACCCGCGAAAAAGTGGCGGCCACGCCCAAAGACGCGGTGCGGCAAGCGGTGATGGCCGGCGTGGATATGAGCATGGTGCCGCTCGATTTCAGCTTTTATGAATTGCTGCTCGAACTGGCTCAAGAAGGCAGCGTGCCGATCGCGCGCATCGACGAAGCCGTCAGCCGGATTCTTTTGGTTAAGCTGAAGCTGGGGCTTTTTGATCAGCCTTATCCGGATAAATCGCTCAAAGCCAAATTCGCTTCGCAGGAATTCCGCAAAGTGGCGTTGCAAGCAGCGCAAGAGTCCATCGTTTTGCTCAAAAACAACGGCAACATTCTACCGCTGGCTAAAGACGCCAAAATACTCGTCACCGGACCAACGGCAAACAAATTAGCCGTTCTCAACAGCGGCTGGACGATTACCTGGCAGGGCAATGACGAGTCCTTGTATCCGAAAGACAAGGACAACATCCTGCAGGCAATCGAGAAAAAATTCGGCAAAAACAATGTGAGGTTTGTGCCGGGCACGAATTTCAACGCGGAAATCGACATTGCCGCGGCCGTCAAGGCTGCCGAGCAGGCAAGCGTCGTGGTACTCTGCCTGGGTGAAGAGGCCTATTGCGAAACGCCGGGCAACATTACGGATTTGACGTTGCCCCGCGCGCAAATCAATCTGGCGCAAGCCCTGCAAAAAACCGGAAAGCCGATTGTTTTAGTTTTGGCGGAAGGCCGGCCGCGTCTCATCCGCGAGATTGAAGAGAAAACCAACGCCATTCTCGCTGCGTTTTTGCCCGGCATGGAAGGTGGCGCCGCGCTTGCGGACATTCTCAGCGGCGACGCCAATCCCTCCGGCAAACTGCCCATCACCTACCCCAAATATGCCAATGATCTCACGCTGTATGACCATAAATTCAGCGAGCACACCGGTGAATTTCAGGCTTATGATCCGCAAT containing:
- a CDS encoding beta-glucosidase; translated protein: MKQRTLFFLCALFCSAALAVAGGGKNKNPETQVADLLAQMTLEEKIGQMTQVTIDVVAAYRETPGGWQALDREKLRTAILRHHVGSILNVMGAAYSIDNWHEIITQIQDVATKETRLKIPVIYGIDAVHGANYTTGATIFPQNLGMAATWNSDLMKKNGEITAYEVRASGIPWNFNPVLDIGRQPLWPRLFETFGEDPYLASVLGGVYVKGLEGDNNEVDHKEKVAACVKHYLGYSYPLTGKDRTPAYIPERLLREKFLPPYKAGVEAGAHTVMINSSEIDGIPLHASHYFLTELLREELGFKGFVVSDWADIINLHTREKVAATPKDAVRQAVMAGVDMSMVPLDFSFYELLLELAQEGSVPIARIDEAVSRILLVKLKLGLFDQPYPDKSLKAKFASQEFRKVALQAAQESIVLLKNNGNILPLAKDAKILVTGPTANKLAVLNSGWTITWQGNDESLYPKDKDNILQAIEKKFGKNNVRFVPGTNFNAEIDIAAAVKAAEQASVVVLCLGEEAYCETPGNITDLTLPRAQINLAQALQKTGKPIVLVLAEGRPRLIREIEEKTNAILAAFLPGMEGGAALADILSGDANPSGKLPITYPKYANDLTLYDHKFSEHTGEFQAYDPQFPFGYGLSYTTFAYSDLKLQKSTIKKGDAQFVEVTVKNTGKRPGQEVVQLYLTDLVASVTPAMKRLKGFQKIALAPGESKKVAFTLRPEDFSFIGLDHKPVIEPGEFKVAIADLAQAFVLE